The following is a genomic window from Cherax quadricarinatus isolate ZL_2023a chromosome 19, ASM3850222v1, whole genome shotgun sequence.
ttcatctgctatcctattctccgtcttactcttaattctttcaataataactctaccatacactttgccaggtatactcaacagacttatccccctataatttttgcactctcttttattccctttgcctttatacaaaggaactatgcatgctctctgccaatccctaggtaccttaccctcttccatacatttattaaataattgcaccaaccactccaaaactatatccccacctgcttttaacatttctatctttatcccatcaatcccggttgccttaccccctttcattttacctactgcctcacgaacttcccccacactcacaactggctcttcctcactcctacaagatgttgttcctccttgccctatacacgaaatcacagcttccctatcttcatcaacatttaacaattcctcaaaatattccctccatcttcccaatacctctaactctccatttaataactctcctctcctatttttaactgacaaatccatttgttctctaggctttcttaacttattaatctcactccaaaactttttcttattttcaacaaaatttgttgataacatctcacccactctctcatttgctctctttttacattgcttcaccactctcttaacctctctctttttctccatatactcttccctccttgcatcacttctactttgtaaaaacttctcatatgcaaactttttcttccttactactctcttcacatcatcattccaccaatcgctcctcttccctcccgcacccactttcctgtaaccacaaacttctgctgaacactctaacactacatttttaaacctaccccatacctcttcgaccccattgcctatgctctcattagcccatctatcctccaatagctgtttatatcttaccctaactgcctcctcttttagtttataaaccttcacctctctcttccctgatgcttctattctccttgtatcccatctaccttttactctcagtgtagctacaactagaaagtgatctgatatatctgtggcccctctataaacatgtacatcctgaagtctactcaacagtcttttatctaccaatacataatccaacaaactactgtcatttcgccctacatcatatcttgtatacttatttatcctctttttcttaaaatatgtattacctataactaaacccctttctatacaaagttcaatcaaagggctcccattctcatttacacctggcaccccaaacttacctaccacaccctccctaaaagtttctcctactttagcattcgggtcccctaccacaattactctctcacttggttcaaaggctcctatacattcacttaacagctcccaaaatctctctctctcctctgcattcctctcttctccaggtgcatacacgcttattatgacccacttctcgcatccaacctttactttaatccacataattcttgaatttacacattcatattctcttttctccttccataactgatcattcaacattactgctatcccttcctttgctctaactctctcagatactccagatttaatcccatttatttccccccaccgaaactcccctacccccttcagctttgtttcgcttagggccaggacatccaacttcttttcattcataacatcagcaatcatctgtttcttgtcatccgcactacatccacgcacatttaggcatcccagttttataaagtttttcttcttctcttttttagtaaagcctgaaaacataactaatgagcagaggaaatgttagtttagtgccaggaatgcctgcattgtttattctggaccctattttgaaactggaatattttgaactttgcactaaattggctaaattaccaatttccaatcactttattttgtagttgaaacagttgagttaGGGATTTCTTGTGTTCAaccgatagaatagaagtaatactagtgaaatagctaagaatttggtctactggaataaggtaattggcctaaaatgggagtcaaagtcggcaaaatcgctgatgcgtaaatatcgctgacacatcaaaattcgcgagagcataatttcgtcaattttccatcaaatttcgtactttttgttttattaccttcagaaaaagattctctactatttcacaagaaaaaataacaaaattatttttttgaaaattcttggacactggtatgcactttgaaatttggcctctggaccctgaaagggttaatcaatgGTCTACTTTATTTCCTAAACCAGTGAAGAATCATGAAAAAATTGCTAAGGTAAGTAAATTACACTGTTAAGCTTTTGGATAATGTTGAGGTATGAACATTAATACATATTCGTTTTTATTGATTCATTAAATAAACAAAATAGGAAGAAGTAACATGAAATATTATTTAGCTAACCAATTTAATACAGTTTGCTGTAAAATTCTGACTTGCTCTAAAGTTTTTGCAATGCTGTAATTCTTTTTTTCAAATAATAGAGGGGCAAAGATTTGCAATCATTCTTGACCTTAAGAATTTTTGTTGATAATTTGTTTCAAAAGCAGAGAAACTGCACTCTACACATGCAGTCATTGCTggaaaaattaaaattaattaaGAATTGTAAGCTCCTTCACTATAAGCCTTTCCCAAGTAATTCATCTTTTAAAACTCAAAATTTCTGCTACGATTTTGTCTTTCTGTTTTTCTAACATGTAAACAACTCTAAGTTATACTTTCAGTAACAAAGAATCCAAGAAACTGTTATAGCTACACTGCAATGACTGAAAAACAAGCTGCAGAAATTGCTTTCTAAACCCACAAAATGATGAAGAGTGTAAATCTCTTAAGAACCTTGATGAATCCAAACTTACAAATCTGATATTTACCTGATTTTATGTTGTATTATATTTCAGCGGTGTAACTTGCAGTGAAATGTGCGGGATAGTAGGTGAGAGACAACCATAATACAGGAGAAAAAGATACATCAAAATCTACACCTGGGAGATAACAAAGGGTTTGGTCCCAAACCTACACACCAAAATTACTACTTacgaacacaagaggcttggcacaGGGTGCAGGATATCTCCAAGAAAAGCAAGGATGCTACAAGTACACaaaactcaataagtgttaagTGACCATGActccaacaccctcccttcatgcataagggggattgccaacaaacccctagctgtcttcaagagggaactcggcAGATTCCTCAAAAACAGTTCCTGATTAGCTAGGCTGTGGTGTATGCATTGGACTGCAGGCACTAACAGCTGGAGCAATTAGGCCAGCAACCAAGAGCCTGGTCCGAGACCAGGCTGTGGGGTGGGTAGGGATGATCTCTGGAaacaactccaggtaaacccaaaTTATTAAAAGTCACACCATAATAAAACAAAATTGTCAAAAGTAGCTTGATGATATGCAGATGCACTTTACCATCATTTACAATATAAAGACAACTTATGAAATGTTTTCCACCTTTACTTCCATGACATACTGCTGCATGGAAAATCTTGAGAGCGTATTAATAAAATTCTGACAATGTAGACCTACATTTAATTACAATTTAAAAATCCTATAATCTATCAGCCTGTAGGAAACAGtgaaaaaaagaaagaataaCTCTAAAGAGAGAGTAGTGACAATAGCATAAGAACCTAAGTTCTTTAATAACTTATTATGCCACAATCAGCCACAGATTCTCTGCTTAATAGCAATTCTTACATTTGAAATTACTGTAGTATAGTATTTACTTTTCATTGCCTTAATGTGAGTTAAAGGAGACAAAGTTGAAACTCTAATATCACATATTACTTCATTTTCATGACAGCTAAGAAGATTCCAAGGATGCAGTcttcaaattcttagctatttattAAAATTTGCACAAAGATTATAATGAGCTGTAACAAAAAATTTTGTATTTTATGTTATACCCTGAATTTATTTCTTAACCCTTTCTGAGCATGAAATAGTGTAAATGAACATATTTTCACATTTGAAAAAATGTGCATACCTTAAGTAGATCACTTAAAAATCCCATATTCTTCTATAATTACATAAAACAAATTCTATTACTGGCTGGGCGATTCTCTACGATTTGCCTTTCTTGTAGCGGTGACGAGCCTGGGCCTTGTTGTACCGTGGGTGATGGCGTCGCTCCTCACCCTCATCTCCACTGCCAACTTTTTCTCTTGCTCCACTCACTCCATTTCTAGCATCCCCATCGTCAATACCTAATATTGAAATTCAATTAAAAACTTTTGTCCTTACATTATATAGCACTAATGGGTACAGTATCTGCAAACAGCAATAATATTCTTTACATCTCAAACATAATATACCTTCTTTGGAGGATTTCATCTCTAATTTGTAAAATTATTAATAGTGTGTGTCAGTGATAGTGCAGTAATAAGCATGCACTGCAGGTAATGTTCTCTTGTGGTAAACATACAACCTTTTAGATAAgctttaacctgagcctcactatccttatataaactctttacagcatttagtaatttactacctattccatatacagtggacccccgcataacgatggcatcgcatagcgatttttctgcataacgattacttttatcgcaaaatttttgccccgcataccgattaaaaacccgcataccgattttcgtccgagacgcgtccaatgtgccctcagccagcctcacatgtgccgctccgtcccattgtttaccagccagcctccgcggtaacatccaagcatacactcggaatatttcgtattattacagtattttcggtgctgtttctggaaaataagtgaccatgggccccaagaaagcttctagtgccaaccctgtggtaaaaagggtgagaattagtatggaaattaagaaagattttgaagggtttggggctaaccctgagaagcctatgccagttgtggaatccattgtgcctacttcaaagattaaggaaatgtgtgcagagtgggttgaactgcaaacctttatagatgaaaatcaccctgacacagctgttgcaagccgtgcttgtgactatttcaatgacaatgttatggcccattttaggaaagtcttgaaggaacgggaggtacagagctctatggacagatttgttgtgcgacagaggtccagtgactctcaagctggtcctagtggcattaaaagaagaagggaagtaaccccagaaaaggacttgctacctcaagtcctaatggaaggggattccccttctaaacagtaagaagataatgctctcccctcctcccatcccatcaatcatcaccagatcttcaataaaagtaagtgtcatgtaattgtgcatgcctttttcagtttgtgtgtattaaaattaacatttcatgtggtaaaaaaaaatttttttcatacttttgggcgtcttgcacggattaattttatttccattatttcttatggggaaaattcattcgcataacgattatttcgcataacgatgagccctcttgcacggattaaaatcgttaaccgggggtccactgtacttgcaacatctgccacactgctcccctatccactctatcttatgccttttctaaatctataaatgcaatgaaaacttccctacttttatttaaatactgttcacatatatgcttcaatgcaaacacttgatctacacatcccctacccactcaaaagcctccttgctcatctgaaaTCCTACTCTCAGTCTTACCTATacgtaattctttcaataataaccctaccgtacacttttcctggtatactcagtaaacttattcccctataatttctacaatctcttttgtcccacttccctttatataaaggaactatacaagctctctcccaatccctaggtaccttccccacttgtcctggtatactcagtaaacttattcccctataatttctacaatctcttttgtcccacttccctttatataaaggaactatacaagctctctcccaatccctaggtaccttcccctctttcatacatttattaaacaaaaatatcaaccactacaacactatattccccccctgcctttaacatttctgtcatgatcccatcagttccagctgctttaccccctttcattctacgtaatgccccACGCACctctccacactcacatcctactcttcttcactcctaaaagatgttatacctccctgaccagtgcataaaattacctcctccctttcttcctcaacatttaaaagttcctcaaaatattcctgccatctacccaatacctccagctccccatctactaactctgtACTCtgattttaactgacaaatccttttgttccctaggctttcttaacttgtttatctcactccaaaattttttcttattttcatcaaaatttcttgacagtgcctctcccactctatcatctgctctccttttgcactctctcacaattctcttcacctttcttctactctccatatactctgctcttcttataacacttctgctttgtaaaaacctctcataagctacctttttctcttttatcacactctttacttcatcattccaccaatcactctttcctcctgcacccaccctcctataactacaaacttctgccccacattctaatactgcatttttaaaactattccaaccctcttcaaccccccctccccactagtCATAcatgcaccagcccacctttctgccaatagttgcttatatctcacccgaacctcctcctcccttagtttatacactttcacctccctcttacttgttgttgccattttcctcatgtcccatctacctcttactctaactgtagctacaactaaataatgatccgatatatcagttgcccctctataaacatgtacatcctggagcctacccatcaaccttttatccaccaatacataatctaacgaactactttcattatgtgctacatcataccttgtatatttatttatcctctttttcataaaatatatattacatattaccaaatctctttctacacatagctcaattaaagactccccatttacatttacccctggcaccccaaatttacctactactccctccataacatttttacccactttagcattgaaatcccttactctcacacttgattcaaaactccccacgcattcactcaacatttcccaaaatatctctctctcatctacacttctctcttctccaggtgcatacacgcttattataacccacttttcacatccaatctttattttactccacataatccttgaattaatacatttatagtccctcttttcctgccatagcttatccttcaacattattgctactccttctttagctctaactctatttgaaacccctgacctaatcccatttattcctctccactgaaactctcccacccccttcagctttgtttcacttaaagccaggacatccagcttcttctcattcataacatccacaatcatctctttcttatcatctgcacaacatccacgcacattcagacttcccactttgacaattttcttcttcttattctttttagtaatctttacaggaaaaggggttactagcccattgttcccggcattttagttgacttttacaacacgcatggcttacggaggaaagattcttattccacttccccatggatataagaggaaaattaataagaccaagaactattaagataaaatcaaagaaaactcagatgagtgtgtataaataaatgtgtacatgtatgtgtagtgtgacctaagtgtaagtagaagtagcaagaatgcctgtaatcttgcatatttatgagacacacacacacacacacacacacacacacacacatatgcatgtCCAATTAGGATCATCTACTTAACATCACATGCTCTCATTCCTTACTATTTGCATTGTTATTTCAATGCACAACTATAAGCAATGGAAATCTAATATTACTTACCTAAAAAGTCAAGTGGAGGCTCTAATAATGCCTTTCGCTGATTCTGATTATATATTCTGTAGCAAAAACCAAGTCCCAAGCCCAGCAGTGAAAACATGATCGTAACAACTGACTGAAGGATAGGGTGCtgcaaaaaaaaagtaataataatgataataacaattaaATAATACATCAGGAAATATTGCAACCCTACAATTAGTGACCAGGCTAAATTTCTCAAATTCTGAAGAAAAACTTGAACCACTGGCCATATCTCAACGAAGAAAGGGTGACCCAATGAAAGACACATTCACCACTGATTTCCTTGTTGCCTTACTAAAAAGTGCatggacatcacaattcaaatgaacTGTAATGCCTCCTGGATCCCATTACAGATAATACATTGCTCACAATCCAAAAGCTTCAAACCCAAAAACTGATGGTCTCCACCCACTCCAATCTAACGTGCTCACTCATGCCTGCTGAATACTCAAACTCCTACTGTTCAAACTTTCCTTCACATCCTCTTCCTAACCCTTTGGAGGATATCCCCtaaccctccatccatccctggatttatacaccctcttggtCATCCTATTTTTTTACCATCCTTTCTAAATATCTAAATCATCTTAATATCCCATCTACTATatgaattatacctttcacacCACCCAACCATCTTACAATTTGtccataataacataagaaaggagcactgcagcaggccatctggctcatgctaggtaggtccaactcacactcactcatgtacatGTCTAACCTATTTATCAAGCTACACATGGTTTTTGCTTCAATGATGCTACtcaggaatttgttccactcatccacaattctattaagaagccaatgctttcctatatcctttttaaatctaaattttcCCAACTTTAACCCACTGAACAAATCCTGTTTTGGTTAGATGATTTTGGCatgctatttatatcccctttatttattcctgtcttccttaTATACTACCTGAATCATATCTCCCCCAATTCTGTACcactctagagagtgcagattcagtgccttcagtgtatccttgtaggaaggatttctgatacatgggatcaactttgtcatccttttaTGTGTGTTTTCTAGCAAAGTTATGTCATTCTGTAATACAGAGGCCAGAACTGCATGGCATAATGTAAATGAGGCTAAACTAATGATATAGGGTTGAAGTATAACCTGGGGattcctgttatttatactttcTGATATGAAACGAAGAATTCCATTAGCTTTATTACAAACACTTAtaaactgttgtcttggttttagattactgctaaccagaacccccaaatctttttttttttttttttgcactcagAATGattaagatatacattatttagttcataaGTGTCATGGTTATTTTCCAAAACTTAGAACTTCAATTTTTCtaaattaaactgcatctgccacttctccaaccactgcatcaatctaTCCAGATCTTCCTGTAGCAATCTAGTGTCCTCATCAAAATTAATCCAattgcctattttggtgtcatcgacaACCTTGCTTATTTCACTATATATTCCTTCATTGTTCattgtttatgtatattgtgaacaacaaaatgccctgtggaacactgcctgTGATGCATACCCaactctgatttctctccatttatgcaaactctctgttgtctATCTCTCAACAATGCCTCTATTCAGGAAAAAACTTCCCTTCATATTTGGTGAGCCTCTACTTTCCTCAACAATCTCTGGTGTGGAGAAACTGCGCCGAGATTCATTGGTCAATTTATGCCTTGAATAGACTCAGCAATCACTGATTCCATCAAATTTCCCACAATGGTGGTTAGGCTAAATGGTCTATTATTCACAGTTAAcaacctgtctcctgctttgtagttaggtactacatttgccatttttcacttatccagcactatgccagtttgtagtgatatgttaaaaaggcTAGGTTATTCTCTGCATATTAGCATTACACACACTGAGCTCAAATGCAACATCGCTAGTGTCTTCAACCCTCTCCTCACTGCAATGCCTCACATTCAATAGTGTTAGCACTACTACTATATTCTAGTACACTTGCTTTTCGGCATCCATTGATACACTGTTTTCTTTCCATAGATTCCAACTTTTCTACGATTCACATGTtccatagactcatctgctgacacatccactcctatacatatatgtaaatacACTTGATTTCTCTGTACTCCCTCTGTTCAGTCTAATATAAAATCTTTCATtaccaaaatttttttcttactcTTATCACCTTATTCTTCTCTACATtcatttttaacccttaaattgtccagacgttgatctacgtttgcaccgctagcgctccaaacgtagatctattttttttttttacatttgaaagcttATAAAAAAAAGCAGATCTACGTCTGGAGCGCTAGCagtgcaaacatagatctacatttggacagtttaaggattaacttccttcttttataCACCCTCCtaaactacctggagtttacctggagtttacctggagagagtttcgggggtcaacgcccccgcggcccggtctgtgaccaggcctcctggtggatcagcgcctgatcaaccaggctgttgctgctggctgcacgcaaaccaacgtacgagccacagcccggctgatcaggaactgactttagttgcttgtccagtgccagcttgaagactgccaggggtctgttggtaatcccccttatgtgtgctgggaggcagttgaacagtctcgggcccctgacacttattgtatggtctcttaacgtgctagtgacacccctgcttttcattggggggatggtgcatcgtctgccaagtcttttgctttcgtagtgagtgattttcgtgtgcaagtttggtactagtccctctaggattttccaggtgtatataatcatgtatctctccctcctgcgttccagggaatacaggtttagaaacctcaagcgctcccagtaattgaggtgttttatctccgttatgcgcgccgtgaaagttctctgtacattttctaggtcggcaatttcacctgccttgaaaggtgctgttagagtgcagcaatattccagcctagatagaacaagtgacctgaagagtgtcatcatgggcttggcctccctagttttgaaggttctcattatccatcctgtcatttttctagcagatgcgattgatacaatgttatggtccttgaaggtgagatcctccgacataatcactcctaggtctttgacgttggtgtttcgctctattttgtggccagaatttgttttgtactctgatgaagatttaatttcctcatgtttaccatatctgagtaattgaaatttctcatcgttgaacttcatattgttttctgcagcccactgaaagatttggttgatgtccgcctggagcctttcagtgtctgcaatggaagacactgtcatgcagattcgggtgtcatctgcaaaggaagacacggtgctgtggctgacatccttgtctatgtcggatatgaggatgaggaacaagatgggagctagtactgtgccttgtgggacagagcttttcaccgtagctgcctcggactttactacTCCACCAACTTATGCAACATCCCTTTGGAATCTACCAAAACCACTGGGTTATCAGCAAATGAGCAACTGTGCCAATCCCCCTTTCATGTCAGATTCATTACCTTGTAATTTTTTAATTCTTTATAAATGGAATTAAACAATATTCCAGTACAAATGAAGGTCAAGTAATATACTCAGTTCTTCAAAACCATTATTTCTTAAATCTTTTATAACTGCAAACTTATATTTTTTCTATTTCTGCTGTTCAATCTCTTTATAAAGGTCTTTATTTACAACATGTCAATACAATGCATAATTATTTCATActttttttaatacacaagcaagcAGGCACTGGGTGTATCTTCTGAGACAAAAATTATAAAGTATATTTTTCTCAACAAACTAGCtgtatctcaccgaggcagggtgacctcaaaagaaaaacaaaggtttttccttttaaatttattaatttatacaggagaaggggttacacaTCCTTAACAAATTTATTAAGCAGCATTGCTAGTTTCCAACACGAGTTAATATTAATGGCAACCAAAATTGTGCTTCAGATGATTACAGCTGTAGGTGAAAATGATACCAACATACATAGCACACAGAGAACTTACTGTGAGAACTGATTCCTTAGCAATGATTGCATCTCctacaacaaccaacacaccaaGGATGAGTCCAATACCTGCACCAACCCAGGGTGTCTGTTGGTCTACCTGTAAAATCACAACAAATTATATCACCTGATTCATATTTTTCAATGCCAACCTATAACACTTTTCCTGAAAGCTATACAACTAGTAACACTACTGTAAAATAAATCACAATATCATCATTGGAACAATTTACAGCTAATCGACAATTTAGAAAGGAAACCTTAGATGTATCAGTCTTCTGTCTTGAacaacattatcaacattatcaagcCATGAGTGAGAAAGAAAAGGTGAATGATCACATGAAGAAGTAAGAGACAGCCCAGATATTTTATTTCCCAAAACTTAGAACAGGTTTGCATGTTCCCTTAGTATAGTACCTTTTGTTGGCGAGTCATTTCCCTGTTTGCTCTCAAAACACACTCCAGTAATGTTGGGTCATTCTGCAACTGGGATGCCCGACGGTATGACTCCAATGCCTGGCCAAAGTGACTAGTAGCAAACTCAACCTCTCCTCGTCGAAAATATCCCTGAAAAATAAGAATACGACTGATTTTTATCTTACCACACTAGCTTTTCTAtgataaaatatattaaaaatttataaattta
Proteins encoded in this region:
- the LOC128688318 gene encoding uncharacterized protein, translated to MSTNTEKVTELRERGNECVRAGNYAEAIIHYSHAIKSDSSSPQLYSNRSYAFLKLQQYYHALEDANEAIRLDPGWAKGYFRRGEVEFATSHFGQALESYRRASQLQNDPTLLECVLRANREMTRQQKVDQQTPWVGAGIGLILGVLVVVGDAIIAKESVLTHPILQSVVTIMFSLLGLGLGFCYRIYNQNQRKALLEPPLDFLGIDDGDARNGVSGAREKVGSGDEGEERRHHPRYNKAQARHRYKKGKS